A region of Pseudomonas marginalis DNA encodes the following proteins:
- the glyA gene encoding serine hydroxymethyltransferase, with protein sequence MFSRDLTIAKYDADLFAAMEQEAVRQEEHIELIASENYTSPAVMEAQGSVLTNKYAEGYPGKRYYGGCEYVDVVEQLAIDRAKELFGADYANVQPHAGSQANSAVYLALLQGGDTILGMSLAHGGHLTHGASVSSSGKLYNAVQYGIDANGLIDYDEVERLAVEHKPKMIVAGFSAYSQILDFPRFRAIADKVGAYLFVDMAHVAGLVAAGVYPNPVPFADVVTTTTHKTLRGPRGGLILARANAEIEKKLNSAVFPGAQGGPLEHVIAAKAICFKEALQPEFKTYQQQVVKNAKAMAGVFIERGFDVVSGGTENHLFLLSLIKQDISGKDADAALGKAFITVNKNSVPNDPRSPFVTSGLRFGTPAVTTRGFKEAECKELAGWICDILADLNNEAVIDAVREKVKAICKKLPVYGA encoded by the coding sequence ATGTTCAGCCGTGATTTGACTATTGCCAAGTACGACGCCGATCTCTTCGCCGCCATGGAGCAAGAAGCCGTGCGCCAGGAAGAGCACATTGAGCTGATCGCTTCGGAAAACTACACCAGCCCTGCGGTGATGGAGGCTCAAGGTTCGGTTCTGACCAACAAGTACGCCGAAGGCTACCCAGGCAAGCGCTACTACGGTGGCTGCGAGTACGTCGACGTGGTTGAGCAACTGGCCATCGACCGTGCAAAAGAACTGTTCGGCGCCGATTACGCCAACGTCCAGCCACACGCCGGCTCCCAAGCCAACAGCGCCGTGTACCTGGCCCTGCTGCAAGGCGGCGACACCATCCTGGGCATGAGCCTGGCCCACGGTGGTCACCTGACCCACGGCGCCAGCGTTTCCTCCTCCGGCAAGCTGTACAACGCCGTTCAATACGGTATCGATGCCAACGGCCTGATCGACTACGACGAAGTCGAGCGCCTGGCGGTCGAGCACAAGCCAAAAATGATCGTGGCCGGTTTCTCTGCCTACTCGCAGATCCTCGACTTCCCACGCTTCCGCGCCATCGCCGACAAGGTGGGCGCCTACCTGTTCGTCGACATGGCTCACGTAGCCGGTCTGGTCGCCGCTGGCGTCTACCCGAACCCTGTGCCTTTCGCTGACGTGGTGACCACCACCACCCACAAGACCCTGCGCGGTCCACGTGGCGGCCTGATCCTGGCGCGCGCCAACGCCGAGATCGAGAAAAAGCTGAACTCCGCCGTATTCCCGGGCGCCCAGGGCGGCCCACTGGAGCACGTGATCGCTGCCAAGGCGATCTGCTTCAAGGAAGCCCTGCAGCCTGAGTTCAAGACCTACCAGCAACAAGTGGTGAAAAACGCCAAGGCCATGGCCGGCGTGTTCATCGAGCGCGGTTTTGACGTAGTGTCCGGCGGTACTGAAAACCACCTGTTCCTGCTGTCCCTGATCAAGCAGGACATTTCCGGTAAAGATGCTGACGCTGCCCTGGGCAAAGCTTTCATCACCGTGAACAAAAACTCCGTGCCGAACGACCCACGTTCGCCGTTCGTGACTTCCGGCCTGCGCTTCGGCACCCCGGCTGTGACCACTCGTGGCTTCAAGGAAGCAGAGTGCAAGGAACTGGCCGGCTGGATCTGCGACATCCTGGCGGACCTGAACAACGAAGCCGTGATCGACGCGGTGCGTGAGAAGGTCAAGGCCATCTGCAAAAAACTGCCGGTATACGGCGCGTAA
- the yjiA gene encoding GTPase, which yields MSSPIPVTVLSGFLGAGKTTLLRHLLKAEHGLKIAVIENEFSDAGIDTQLLGEEPVQVMTLSNGCVCCTIHTDLTKALYLLLERLDSGEIAFDRLVIECTGLADPAPVAQTFFIDEELRERYILDGIITLVDAAHAEHHLTQTIAQAQIGFADRLLVSKRDLVDDATFEALSERLTRINRRAPIRVVEHGKIDLAELLDVRGFNLNAGMSLRPVSKAPSIDRISSLVLRTDQPLDIDRLSEFMNELLEDHGKQLLRYKGVLNIAGEDRRMVFQGVLKLYGFDWDTEWAEGEARESVIVFIADELPEDKIREGFERVYQA from the coding sequence TTGTCCTCTCCCATTCCAGTCACCGTTCTCAGCGGCTTTCTCGGCGCGGGCAAGACCACCTTGCTGCGCCATCTGCTCAAGGCCGAGCACGGGCTGAAAATTGCCGTGATCGAAAACGAATTCAGCGACGCCGGTATCGACACCCAATTGCTGGGCGAAGAACCGGTGCAAGTCATGACCCTGTCCAACGGCTGCGTGTGCTGCACCATCCACACCGACCTGACCAAGGCCCTGTATCTGCTGCTCGAGCGTCTGGACAGCGGTGAGATCGCCTTCGACCGCCTGGTGATCGAGTGCACCGGCCTGGCCGACCCGGCGCCGGTGGCCCAGACCTTTTTCATCGATGAGGAACTGCGCGAACGCTACATCCTTGACGGCATCATTACCCTGGTGGACGCCGCCCACGCCGAGCATCACCTGACCCAGACCATCGCCCAGGCACAGATCGGTTTCGCCGACCGGCTGCTGGTGAGCAAGCGTGACCTGGTGGATGACGCTACCTTCGAAGCACTCAGTGAACGCCTCACACGCATCAACCGCCGCGCGCCGATTCGCGTGGTCGAGCACGGCAAGATTGATCTGGCCGAACTGCTCGATGTGCGCGGCTTCAATCTCAACGCCGGCATGAGCCTGCGCCCGGTGAGCAAGGCGCCGTCCATCGACCGTATATCCAGCCTGGTGCTGCGCACCGACCAGCCACTGGATATCGACCGGCTCAGTGAGTTCATGAACGAACTGCTGGAAGACCATGGCAAGCAGCTGCTGCGCTACAAGGGCGTGCTCAATATTGCCGGCGAAGACCGCCGCATGGTGTTCCAGGGCGTGCTCAAGCTCTATGGTTTCGACTGGGATACCGAGTGGGCCGAGGGTGAGGCGCGGGAGAGTGTGATCGTGTTTATTGCCGATGAGTTGCCGGAGGACAAGATCCGAGAAGGCTTTGAGCGGGTCTATCAGGCATAA
- a CDS encoding YbdD/YjiX family protein, whose protein sequence is MFNDISRLGKYLGQAARLMVGMPDYDTYVEHMQTKHPDKPMMDYKAFFRERQEARYGGKGGPKCC, encoded by the coding sequence ATGTTCAATGACATCAGTCGCCTCGGTAAATACCTCGGTCAGGCCGCGCGCCTGATGGTCGGCATGCCCGACTACGACACGTACGTCGAGCATATGCAAACCAAGCACCCGGACAAGCCGATGATGGACTACAAGGCGTTCTTCCGGGAACGCCAGGAGGCCCGTTACGGCGGCAAGGGTGGGCCCAAGTGCTGTTGA
- a CDS encoding carbon starvation CstA family protein, protein MKNNNSLLRHLPWLVLAIVGACALGVVALRRGEAINALWIVVAAVAIYLVAYRYYSLFIANNVMQLDPRRATPAVVNNDGLDYVPTNKHILFGHHFAAIAGAGPLVGPVLAAQMGYLPGTLWLIAGVVLAGAVQDFMVLFLSTRRNGRSLGDMVREEMGRIPGTIALFGCFLIMIIILAVLALIVVKALAESPWGIFTVMATIPIAMFMGIYMRYIRPGRIGEISIIGVLLLLGSIWLGGQIAADPVWAKAFTFTGIQITWMLIGYGFVAAVLPVWLILAPRDYLSTFLKIGTIIALAIGILVTMPDLKMPALTQFIDGTGPVWKGGLFPFLFITIACGAVSGFHALISSGTTPKLLASESHARYIGYGGMLMESFVAIMAMVAASVIEPGVYFAMNSPAAIVGTDVVTVAQTVSSWGFAITPEALSAVAHDIGETTILARAGGAPTLAVGIAQILHSVLPGENTMAFWYHFAILFEALFILTAVDAGTRAGRFMLQDLLGSFVPALKRTESWTANLIATAGCVAMWGYLLYQGVIDPLGGINTLWPLFGISNQMLAGIALMLATVVLIKMKRQRYIWVTMLPAVWLLICTTTAGFIKLFDANPAIGFLSLAKKYSDALANGQILAPAKSVDQMQHVIWNAYTNATLTVLFLFVVFSILFYALKVGVAAWGNKERTDKEAPFQAVPDA, encoded by the coding sequence ATGAAAAATAATAATAGCCTGCTACGCCACCTACCCTGGCTGGTGCTGGCAATCGTAGGAGCGTGCGCCCTGGGCGTAGTGGCCTTGCGCCGAGGCGAGGCGATCAACGCCTTGTGGATCGTGGTCGCTGCCGTGGCCATCTATCTGGTCGCTTATCGCTACTACAGCTTGTTCATCGCTAATAATGTGATGCAACTCGATCCACGGCGGGCCACCCCCGCAGTGGTCAACAATGACGGTCTGGACTATGTGCCGACCAACAAACACATCCTTTTCGGTCACCACTTTGCGGCGATTGCCGGTGCAGGCCCCCTGGTCGGCCCGGTACTGGCGGCGCAAATGGGCTACCTGCCCGGCACGCTCTGGCTGATTGCCGGCGTGGTGCTGGCCGGTGCGGTGCAGGACTTCATGGTCCTGTTCCTGTCCACGCGTCGTAATGGCCGTTCCCTGGGCGACATGGTGCGCGAAGAGATGGGGCGTATCCCGGGGACCATCGCGCTGTTCGGCTGCTTCCTGATCATGATCATCATCCTCGCGGTGCTGGCGCTGATCGTGGTCAAGGCCCTGGCCGAGAGCCCATGGGGCATCTTCACGGTGATGGCGACCATCCCGATTGCGATGTTCATGGGCATCTACATGCGCTACATCCGCCCGGGCCGCATTGGTGAAATCTCCATCATCGGCGTGCTGTTGCTGCTTGGTTCGATCTGGCTGGGCGGGCAGATCGCCGCTGATCCGGTCTGGGCCAAGGCCTTCACATTCACCGGGATCCAGATCACCTGGATGCTGATCGGCTACGGTTTCGTAGCGGCGGTACTGCCGGTGTGGCTGATCCTCGCGCCACGTGACTACCTCTCTACCTTCTTGAAAATCGGCACCATCATCGCCCTGGCGATCGGCATCCTGGTGACCATGCCCGACCTGAAAATGCCGGCGCTGACCCAGTTCATCGACGGTACCGGCCCGGTATGGAAGGGCGGCCTGTTCCCGTTCCTGTTCATCACCATTGCCTGTGGCGCGGTCTCGGGCTTCCACGCGCTGATTTCCTCGGGCACCACGCCCAAGCTGCTGGCCAGTGAAAGCCACGCCCGTTACATCGGTTACGGCGGCATGCTGATGGAGTCCTTCGTGGCGATCATGGCGATGGTTGCCGCTTCGGTGATTGAGCCAGGCGTGTACTTCGCCATGAACAGCCCGGCGGCAATCGTCGGCACTGACGTGGTGACCGTGGCACAAACCGTCAGCAGCTGGGGTTTTGCAATTACCCCCGAGGCGCTGTCGGCCGTGGCCCATGACATCGGTGAAACCACCATCCTCGCGCGTGCCGGTGGTGCGCCGACGTTGGCGGTGGGTATCGCGCAGATCCTGCACAGTGTGCTGCCGGGTGAAAACACCATGGCGTTCTGGTACCACTTTGCGATCCTGTTCGAAGCGCTGTTTATCCTGACTGCCGTCGACGCGGGCACCCGTGCCGGTCGCTTCATGCTTCAGGACTTGCTCGGCTCCTTCGTACCGGCGCTCAAGCGCACCGAGTCCTGGACCGCCAACCTGATCGCGACCGCCGGTTGCGTGGCCATGTGGGGTTACCTGCTGTACCAGGGCGTGATCGATCCACTGGGCGGTATCAATACCTTGTGGCCGCTGTTCGGTATCTCCAACCAGATGCTCGCCGGTATCGCGCTGATGCTCGCTACGGTTGTGCTGATCAAAATGAAGCGCCAGCGCTACATCTGGGTGACCATGCTGCCGGCGGTCTGGCTGCTGATCTGCACCACCACCGCGGGCTTCATCAAGCTGTTCGACGCCAACCCGGCGATCGGCTTCCTGTCCCTGGCGAAGAAGTACAGTGATGCCCTGGCGAACGGCCAGATCCTGGCCCCGGCCAAGAGCGTGGACCAGATGCAACATGTGATCTGGAACGCCTACACCAACGCAACGTTGACGGTGCTGTTCCTGTTCGTGGTGTTCAGCATCCTGTTCTATGCGCTCAAGGTCGGCGTCGCCGCCTGGGGCAACAAAGAGCGTACGGATAAAGAAGCCCCGTTCCAGGCAGTACCGGACGCCTAA
- a CDS encoding PilZ domain-containing protein: MTEQASDRRRFRRIAFDAKTELRQNGNEWPVQLVDLSLKGLLAQRPEEWKGNKALPFAVDIRLDPKAHIKMQVRLTHEADGQLGFVCTDIDLDSISHLRRLIELNLGDQEELERELGALLEV, from the coding sequence ATGACCGAGCAAGCGTCTGATCGCCGTCGTTTTCGCCGGATCGCCTTTGATGCCAAGACCGAACTTCGGCAAAACGGCAACGAATGGCCGGTGCAATTGGTGGATTTGTCGCTCAAGGGCCTGTTGGCGCAACGGCCTGAAGAGTGGAAGGGAAATAAGGCGCTGCCGTTTGCGGTCGACATACGCCTGGATCCCAAGGCGCATATAAAGATGCAAGTACGGTTGACCCACGAAGCTGATGGCCAACTGGGATTTGTGTGCACAGACATCGACCTGGACTCGATCAGCCACTTGCGGCGGCTGATCGAGTTGAACCTGGGCGACCAGGAAGAGCTGGAGCGGGAGTTGGGCGCGTTGCTGGAGGTGTAA
- the radA gene encoding DNA repair protein RadA encodes MAKAKRMYGCTECGATFPKWAGQCTECGAWNTLTETMIESGGAAAPTGRAGWTGQQAQIKTLAEVSVEEIPRFSTASGELDRVLGGGLVDGSVVLIGGDPGIGKSTILLQTLCSIASRMPALYVTGEESQQQVAMRARRLGLPQDQLRVMTETCIESIIATARIEKPKVMVIDSIQTIFTEQLQSAPGGVSQVRESAALLVRYAKQSGTAIFLVGHVTKEGALAGPRVLEHMVDTVLYFEGESDGRLRLLRAVKNRFGAVNELGVFAMTDRGLKEVSNPSAIFLTRAQEEVPGSVVMATWEGTRPMLVEVQALVDDSHLANPRRVTLGLDQNRLAMLLAVLHRHGGIPTHDQDVFLNVVGGVKVLETASDLALMAAVMSSLRNRPLPHDLLVFGEVGLSGEVRPVPSGQERLKEAAKHGFKRAIVPKGNAPKEMPPGLQVIGVTRLEQALDALFE; translated from the coding sequence ATGGCGAAGGCCAAGCGCATGTACGGCTGCACGGAGTGCGGCGCGACCTTTCCCAAGTGGGCCGGCCAATGCACCGAGTGTGGTGCGTGGAATACCCTGACTGAAACCATGATCGAAAGCGGCGGCGCCGCTGCCCCTACCGGGCGTGCCGGTTGGACCGGGCAGCAGGCGCAGATCAAGACCCTGGCCGAAGTCAGCGTCGAAGAGATCCCGCGTTTCTCGACGGCTTCCGGCGAGCTGGATCGGGTTCTGGGTGGCGGCCTGGTGGACGGCTCGGTGGTGTTGATCGGCGGCGACCCCGGCATCGGCAAGTCGACGATCCTGCTGCAAACCCTGTGCAGCATCGCCAGCCGCATGCCGGCGCTGTACGTCACCGGCGAAGAATCCCAGCAACAGGTGGCCATGCGCGCGCGCCGCCTGGGCCTGCCCCAGGACCAACTGCGGGTCATGACCGAAACCTGCATCGAAAGCATCATCGCCACAGCCCGGATCGAAAAACCCAAGGTCATGGTGATCGACTCGATCCAGACGATTTTCACCGAGCAATTGCAGTCGGCGCCGGGCGGCGTGTCCCAGGTGCGCGAAAGTGCGGCGTTGCTGGTGCGCTACGCCAAGCAGAGCGGCACGGCGATCTTCCTGGTCGGCCACGTCACCAAAGAGGGCGCGCTGGCCGGGCCACGGGTGTTGGAGCATATGGTCGACACCGTGCTGTATTTCGAAGGCGAGTCCGATGGTCGTTTGCGCTTGCTGCGGGCGGTGAAGAACCGCTTCGGCGCGGTGAACGAACTGGGTGTGTTCGCCATGACTGACCGAGGGCTGAAAGAAGTCTCCAACCCATCGGCGATTTTCCTGACCCGTGCCCAGGAAGAAGTCCCAGGCAGTGTGGTCATGGCGACGTGGGAAGGCACCCGGCCGATGCTGGTGGAAGTCCAGGCGCTGGTGGATGACAGCCATCTGGCCAACCCGCGCCGCGTTACGCTGGGCCTGGATCAGAACCGCCTGGCGATGCTGCTGGCGGTGCTGCACCGTCACGGCGGCATCCCGACCCACGACCAGGACGTGTTCCTCAACGTGGTCGGCGGGGTCAAGGTGCTGGAAACCGCGTCCGACCTGGCGTTGATGGCGGCAGTGATGTCCAGCCTGCGCAACCGGCCATTGCCCCACGACCTGCTGGTGTTCGGTGAGGTGGGCCTGTCGGGCGAAGTGCGCCCGGTGCCCAGCGGCCAGGAACGCTTGAAGGAAGCGGCCAAGCATGGCTTCAAACGCGCGATCGTGCCCAAGGGCAATGCGCCGAAGGAAATGCCGCCAGGATTGCAGGTAATTGGAGTCACGCGCCTGGAGCAGGCGTTGGATGCACTTTTCGAATAA
- a CDS encoding ankyrin repeat domain-containing protein: MRISIGLLMAMLAFVAHAESPDPVALKAQLQDYYFDAARRGDLDMLNTFIDAGFPLNTQDDKGYTALILAAYHGESTYVERLLAAGADACVQDKRGNTALMGAIFKGELKIAQRLLATDCNPDQRNGAGQTAAMYAGLFKRIELLDELKAKGADLNAEDPVGNSASRLASGEIRTPASR, from the coding sequence ATGCGTATTTCTATCGGCTTACTGATGGCCATGCTGGCTTTTGTCGCCCATGCCGAGTCGCCCGACCCGGTCGCACTCAAGGCGCAGCTCCAGGATTATTACTTCGACGCCGCCCGCCGTGGCGACCTCGACATGCTCAACACCTTTATCGACGCCGGCTTCCCCCTCAACACCCAGGACGACAAGGGCTACACCGCGCTGATCCTCGCTGCTTACCATGGCGAAAGTACCTACGTGGAGCGTTTGCTCGCCGCCGGCGCCGACGCCTGTGTGCAGGACAAGCGCGGCAACACCGCGTTGATGGGCGCGATCTTCAAGGGCGAATTGAAAATCGCCCAGCGCCTGCTGGCCACCGACTGCAACCCCGACCAGCGTAACGGTGCCGGTCAGACGGCGGCCATGTATGCCGGGCTGTTCAAGCGCATCGAGTTGCTCGACGAACTCAAGGCCAAGGGCGCCGATCTCAACGCCGAAGACCCGGTCGGCAATAGTGCTTCACGATTGGCCAGCGGTGAAATCCGGACCCCGGCGTCGCGCTGA
- the katB gene encoding catalase KatB yields MKNPINRGPVLARHVLVLATASLLSLSLQAANLTRDNGAAVGDNQNSQTAGANGPVLLQDVQLIQKLQRFDRERIPERVVHARGTGAHGTFTVTDNLSDLTKAKVFAAGETTPVFVRFSAVVHGNHSPETLRDPRGFATKFYTADGNWDLVGNNFPTFFIRDAIKFPDMVHAFKPDPRTNLDDDSRRFDFFSHVPEATRTLTELYSDSGTPASYREMDGNGVHAYKLINAKGEVHYVKFHWKSLQGIKNLDPKQVSEVQGRDYSHMTNDLVTHINKGDFPKWDLYVQVLKPEDLAKFDFDPLDATKIWPNVPERKVGQMVLNRNPANVFQETEQVAMAPANLVPGIEPSEDRLLQGRVFSYADTQMYRLGANALQLPINAPRVTVNNGNQDGALNFGKTTSGVNYQPSRLENREEPQTARYSQTALSGSTQQAKIQREQNFKQAGDLYRSYNKKERQDLIDNFGGSLATTDDESKHIILSFLYKADPEYGTGVAKVAKGDLARVKALAEKLTD; encoded by the coding sequence ATGAAGAATCCAATCAATCGCGGCCCGGTATTGGCGCGTCATGTGCTGGTACTGGCGACCGCCAGCCTGCTTTCCCTCTCTTTACAAGCCGCCAACCTGACCCGTGACAACGGTGCCGCCGTCGGCGACAACCAGAACTCGCAAACCGCCGGCGCCAATGGCCCGGTGCTGCTTCAGGACGTGCAACTGATCCAGAAGCTGCAGCGCTTCGACCGTGAGCGCATCCCTGAGCGCGTGGTGCATGCCCGTGGCACCGGCGCCCATGGTACCTTCACCGTCACCGATAACCTCAGTGACCTGACCAAGGCCAAGGTCTTCGCTGCTGGCGAAACCACCCCGGTGTTCGTGCGCTTCTCCGCCGTGGTGCACGGCAATCATTCCCCGGAAACCCTGCGTGACCCGCGCGGCTTCGCCACCAAGTTCTATACCGCCGATGGCAACTGGGACTTGGTGGGTAATAACTTCCCGACGTTCTTTATCCGCGATGCCATCAAGTTCCCCGATATGGTCCACGCCTTCAAGCCGGACCCGCGCACTAACCTGGATGATGACTCCCGTCGCTTCGACTTCTTCTCCCATGTTCCCGAGGCCACTCGCACACTTACCGAGTTGTATTCCGACTCCGGTACTCCGGCCAGTTATCGGGAAATGGACGGCAATGGCGTACATGCCTACAAGTTGATCAACGCCAAGGGTGAAGTGCACTACGTCAAGTTCCACTGGAAGAGCCTGCAAGGCATCAAGAACCTCGATCCCAAGCAAGTTAGCGAAGTGCAGGGGCGTGACTACAGCCATATGACCAACGACTTGGTCACCCATATCAACAAGGGCGATTTCCCCAAGTGGGACCTGTATGTGCAGGTACTCAAGCCAGAAGACTTGGCCAAGTTTGATTTCGACCCGCTGGACGCCACCAAGATCTGGCCGAATGTGCCCGAGCGCAAAGTCGGGCAGATGGTGCTGAACCGCAACCCGGCAAATGTCTTCCAGGAAACCGAGCAAGTGGCCATGGCCCCGGCCAACCTGGTACCGGGTATCGAGCCGTCGGAAGACCGCCTGCTGCAAGGCCGGGTGTTCTCGTATGCCGACACGCAGATGTATCGCCTGGGCGCCAATGCCCTGCAACTGCCGATCAACGCCCCTCGGGTCACCGTCAACAACGGTAACCAGGACGGCGCGCTGAACTTCGGCAAGACCACCAGCGGCGTGAACTACCAGCCAAGCCGCCTGGAAAACCGTGAAGAGCCGCAAACCGCGCGCTACAGCCAGACGGCACTGTCGGGCAGCACCCAGCAGGCGAAGATCCAGCGTGAGCAGAACTTCAAGCAGGCCGGCGATCTGTATCGCTCCTACAACAAGAAAGAGCGTCAGGACTTGATCGACAACTTCGGCGGCTCCCTGGCCACGACCGATGACGAGAGCAAGCACATCATCCTGTCGTTCCTCTACAAGGCTGATCCGGAGTACGGCACCGGCGTGGCCAAGGTCGCCAAGGGTGATCTGGCGCGCGTGAAGGCGCTGGCCGAAAAACTCACTGACTGA
- the mscL gene encoding large-conductance mechanosensitive channel protein MscL — MGVISEFKAFAVKGNVVDMAVGIIIGAAFGKIVSSFVGDVVMPPIGLLIGGVDFGDLAITLKAAQGDVPAVVLAYGKFIQSVIDFVIVAFAIFMGVKAINRLKREEAVAPSLPPTPSKEEVLLGEIRDLLKAQNDKPL, encoded by the coding sequence ATGGGCGTGATCAGTGAGTTCAAGGCCTTCGCGGTCAAAGGTAATGTGGTCGACATGGCCGTCGGTATCATCATCGGCGCCGCCTTCGGCAAAATTGTTTCCTCGTTTGTAGGCGATGTGGTGATGCCGCCCATTGGTCTGTTGATCGGTGGCGTGGACTTTGGTGACCTGGCGATTACGCTCAAGGCGGCACAGGGCGATGTGCCTGCCGTGGTGCTGGCGTACGGCAAGTTCATCCAGAGCGTGATCGACTTTGTGATCGTCGCGTTCGCGATCTTCATGGGCGTCAAGGCCATCAACCGCCTCAAGCGCGAAGAAGCCGTGGCGCCTAGCCTGCCACCGACACCGAGCAAGGAAGAAGTGCTGCTGGGCGAGATTCGCGACCTGCTCAAGGCGCAGAACGACAAGCCGCTTTAA
- a CDS encoding ferredoxin--NADP reductase, producing the protein MTASAEKFTRQTLLDVQSLTPSLFTLRTTRDPGFRFTAGQFVRLGVSKADGSTVWRAYSVVSSPFDEYLDFFSIVVPGGEFTSELSRLRVGDTLMVERQATGFLTLNRFVDGRDLWMLGTGTGVAPFLSILQDFEVWEKFERILLVYSAREARELAYQSLIKGLGEREYLAEYAHKLTYIPIVTREDYPGALSGRITTSIENGELERAAGVELTPEHSRVLICGNPQMVDDTRQLLKQRDMQLSLSRRPGQVAVENYW; encoded by the coding sequence ATGACGGCCAGTGCTGAGAAATTTACCCGCCAGACCTTGCTCGATGTGCAATCCCTGACCCCCAGCCTGTTTACCCTGCGAACCACCCGTGACCCAGGGTTCCGGTTTACCGCCGGCCAGTTCGTGCGCCTGGGGGTCAGCAAGGCGGATGGCAGCACGGTGTGGCGCGCGTATTCCGTGGTGTCCTCGCCGTTTGATGAATACTTGGACTTCTTCTCGATTGTTGTCCCAGGCGGCGAATTCACCAGTGAGCTCAGCCGATTGCGGGTGGGCGATACCTTGATGGTGGAGCGCCAGGCTACCGGGTTCCTGACCCTGAACCGTTTCGTCGATGGCCGTGACTTGTGGATGTTAGGCACCGGCACCGGGGTGGCACCGTTTTTGTCGATCCTGCAGGACTTCGAAGTCTGGGAGAAATTCGAGCGCATCCTCCTGGTATACAGCGCGCGGGAAGCCCGGGAGCTGGCGTACCAGTCGCTGATCAAGGGGTTGGGCGAGCGGGAGTACCTGGCAGAATATGCGCACAAACTGACCTACATCCCCATCGTGACCCGAGAGGATTATCCGGGCGCGTTGAGTGGGCGTATTACCACCTCGATCGAAAACGGAGAATTGGAGCGTGCTGCCGGCGTCGAGCTGACCCCGGAACATTCCCGCGTGCTGATTTGCGGCAACCCGCAGATGGTGGATGACACTCGCCAGTTGCTCAAGCAGCGCGACATGCAACTGAGCCTTAGCCGCCGGCCAGGGCAGGTGGCAGTGGAAAACTACTGGTAA
- a CDS encoding helix-turn-helix transcriptional regulator encodes MVNWRNTRLPKLEGESEVTTLFEMAVNHTYALGFQYCSFTMSSQLPNNQTKPIRLNNYPDEWNKLYNQAHFFEADPVVEHCKRCVLPLVWEEKTFKDSPSLWSLAQSFGVHLGWTQAVHDFQGVFSMLTLGRSAGEVTPQELYEKAGQVLWLCHAMHAVVAKTYAHKPSINNPASKLTPRETEILKWSAMGKTAADIAAILCLSERTVGFHICSCFKKLGVNNKIAAVLCASKAGLF; translated from the coding sequence ATGGTCAACTGGCGCAATACCCGACTTCCCAAACTGGAAGGCGAGAGCGAGGTTACGACTCTTTTCGAGATGGCTGTCAACCACACCTACGCACTTGGCTTCCAATACTGTTCTTTTACGATGAGTTCTCAACTACCTAACAACCAAACGAAGCCTATTCGCCTCAACAACTATCCCGATGAGTGGAACAAACTGTATAACCAGGCCCACTTCTTTGAAGCTGATCCCGTGGTGGAACATTGCAAACGTTGTGTACTGCCCCTTGTCTGGGAGGAAAAAACCTTTAAAGACTCACCAAGTTTATGGTCTTTAGCCCAATCTTTTGGTGTGCATTTGGGATGGACCCAAGCCGTGCATGATTTCCAGGGTGTGTTCAGCATGCTGACCCTTGGTCGTAGTGCAGGTGAAGTGACCCCGCAGGAGCTTTATGAAAAAGCCGGCCAGGTGCTGTGGCTGTGCCATGCGATGCATGCGGTCGTCGCGAAGACTTACGCACACAAGCCCAGCATTAACAACCCTGCAAGCAAATTAACCCCGCGCGAAACCGAAATCCTCAAGTGGTCAGCCATGGGCAAGACCGCCGCGGACATTGCCGCCATCCTGTGCCTGTCCGAACGTACGGTGGGCTTTCATATCTGCAGTTGCTTCAAAAAGCTGGGAGTCAACAACAAGATCGCCGCCGTGCTCTGCGCTTCGAAAGCGGGGTTGTTTTAA